From the Notolabrus celidotus isolate fNotCel1 chromosome 12, fNotCel1.pri, whole genome shotgun sequence genome, one window contains:
- the glipr2l gene encoding GLI pathogenesis-related 2, like has product MGKSASKQFADEVLQCHNEFRRKHQAPPLKLSSKLSKEATRYSESLASTRILKHSVESSRGSCGENLAWASYDQSGKDVTDRWYDEVKQYNFNRPGFSSGTGHFTAMVWKSTTKLGVGKATASDGSSFVVARYSPAGNITNQGHFENNVLPAKTTT; this is encoded by the exons ATGGGAAAGTCAG ccTCAAAGCAGTTTGCAGATGAGGTGCTGCAGTGCCATAATGAGTTCAGGAGGAAGCACCAGGCTCCTCCACTGAAGCTGAGCAGCAAGTTGAGCAAAGAGGCAACCCG TTATTCTGAGAGTCTGGCCAGCACACGGATCCTGAAACACAGTGTGGagtccagcagggggagctgtgGAGAGAACCTGGCATGGGCCTCTTATGACCAATCAG GAAAGGATGTGACAGACCGCTGGTATGATGAAGTGAAACAGTATAACTTCAACCGTCCTGGATTCTCTTCTGGCACCG GTCATTTCACAGCAATGGTGTGGAAGAGCACTACAAAGCTGGGTGTCGGTAAGGCCACGGCATCAGACGGTTCTTCCTTTGTGGTGGCCAGATACTCCCCTGCTGGGAACATCACTAACCAGGGACACTTTGAGAACAATGTCCTCCCTGCTAAAACCACTACCTAA
- the LOC117823575 gene encoding metalloreductase STEAP4-like yields MSKEVKPESVSLCPLGAAAAPEQELLCIFGTGDLGRSLGQRLLQSGSKVVYGSRRPHSCGPLPIGAQVLSHAAAAQSSSLVFLCIHREHYDFLESLAPQLKGKVLVDVSNNIKKNLYLEANAEYLQRLIPGAHVVKAFNTLSAWALQNGPSDASRQVDLCGNNAEAKQAVAETATKLGFTVLDRGSLSAARELEDFPLRLFPEWRLPLHIAIGLTAFFFFYLLLRDVIYAYVDQGKNISFRIMVSLANKVFPIVSLIMLSLCYLPGVVAAILQLYRGTKYKRFPDWLDRWMLCRKQLGLLALGFASLHVLYTLIIPIRYYVRFKIAANTISQIKENRTSEFDITTAWRADSYYSMGILGFCLFLLLGITSLPSVSNALSWREFNFIQSKLGYLSLFFCTFHTYLYGWDRFLRPTTYKWYTLPGYMLSLVVPSAVLVFKLLLLLPCVDRTLTRIRQGWERCDPEDDSKKSLLT; encoded by the exons ATGTCAAAGGAGGTGAAGCCAGAGAGCGTGTCGCTGTGTCCTCTGGGTGCAGCAGCTGCCCCTGAACAGGAGCTGCTGTGCATTTTTGGGACAGGAGACTTGGGGCGTTCTCTGGGCCAGCGTCTGCTCCAGTCTGGAAGCAAGGTGGTGTACGGCAGCCGCAGACCTCACAGCTGCGGCCCTCTGCCCATAGGAGCTCAG GTGTTGAGTCATGCAGCAGCAGCCCAGTCATCCAGTCTGGTGTTTCTTTGTATTCACAGAGAACACTATGACTTCCTGGAGAGTCTTGCACCTCAGCTCAAGGGGAAG GTGCTGGTGGATGTCAGCAACAACATAAAGAAGAATCTCTACCTAGAGGCCAATGCAGAGTACCTCCAGAG GCTGATCCCTGGAGCTCATGTGGTGAAAGCTTTTAACACTTTGTCCGCCTGGGCCTTGCAGAACGGACCCTCAGACGCCAGCAGGCAG GTGGACCTGTGCGGGAACAATGCGGAGGCCAAGCAGGCTGTAGCAGAGACTGCTACCAAACTGGGCTTTACCGTTCTGGATAGAGGGTCTCTGTCAGCTGCCAGAGAGTTGGAGGACTTCCCTTTACGCCTTTTCCCAGAGTGGAGGCTGCCACTGCATATCGCCATCGGCCTCACtgccttcttctttttctatctGCTCTTAAGAGATGTCATCTACGCGTATGTTGACCAGGGGAAAAACATCTCCTTCAGAATCATGGTCTCACTGGCCAACAAG GTGTTTCCAATCGTTTCCCTCATCATGCTGTCTCTGTGTTACCTACCTGGTGTCGTAGCTGCCATCCTTCAGCTCTACAGAGGAACCAAATACAA gcgCTTCCCTGACTGGTTGGATCGCTGGATGCTGTGCAGGAAACAGCTGGGACTGTTAGCACTTGGCTTTGCTTCTCTACATGTGCTCTACACTCTCATCATCCCCATAAG ATATTATGTGAGATTCAAGATTGCTGCAAACACCATCTCACAG ATAAAGGAGAACCGAACGTCAGAGTTTGACATCACCACAGCCTGGCGTGCTGACTCGTACTACTCTATGGGGATTCTaggtttctgcctctttcttcttctgggaataacctccctcccctctgtcagCAACGCTCTCAGCTGGAGAGAGTTCAACTTCATACAG TCCAAGCTGGGGTACCTGTCATTGTTCTTCTGCACATTTCACACCTACCTGTACGGCTGGGACAGGTTCCTTCGTCCTACCACGTACAAGTGGTACACGCTGCCAGGCTACATGCTATCTCTGGTCGTGCCGTCTGCAGTGCTGGTATTTAAGCTTCTGCTCCTCCTGCCTTGTGTGGACCGCACCCTCACACGCATTCGACAGGGCTGGGAGAGGTGTGATCCAGAGGACGACAGCAAGAAATCATTACTAACATAG